The nucleotide sequence AGTGGTTTTTCGTCGTTACCGCCGTTTGTTAGATGAAGGCGAACCGTTGCCCGATTTAATTATCATAGATGGTGGAAAAGGTCAGTTAGGTGCCGCATTAAAAAGTTTAGAAGTGTTGGGCTTGCGTGGAAAAATTGCTATTATAGGTATTGCCAAACGATTGGAAGAATTGTTTTATCCGGGTGATTCGGTGCCTTTGTATCTGGATAAAAAATCGGAAACATTGAAAATTATCCAGCATTTACGGAACGAAGCCCACCGTTTTGGAATTACCTTTCACAGAAACCAACGCAGTAAAAATGCCATAACATCTTCGTTGACAAAAATTCCGGGGATTGGCGATAAAACAATGGAAAAATTAATGGTTGAATTTAAATCCATCAAACGTTTAGGCGAAACTCCCAAAGAAGAAATTGTGAAACTGGTTGGTAAAAGTAAAGCCGAGAAAGTTGTTGCGTTTTTTAAGGGATCAGAAAAGAAAAAGGAATAATTTAAATTATTCCTTTTTTAATGAGTTATCAATTTTTTAATCAAAAAGTTTCTTTATTTATTAAGGATAAAGGTTATCAATTTTGCATCAATTAAATTTGCAGGATTATTCGGGTTTTTAACTTGTACATTTTGTATAGTTAAATTCGTGTTTTTCATAGTTTCTATTCTAGATTTACTTTCTGTTGGAAAGCTATCATATTTAGAAGTTGGGATTATTGCAACAACTTCAAATGTACTTTCAGAAGATGCGTGCAAATAATTAAAAACTCGTCTTGGATTTTGTATTTGCCACATTCCTCGAATACGCAAATTTGTAATCCCCAATGGGTCAACTCGATTTACTCGACCTAATTCATTTGTTTCTGCTAACTCCACATTTGGAATTTCGTTTATTCCTTCCGAAATTTTTTGTTTAATTACTTGGTAAGTTTCGTGATTTGCAGCATAAATATTGCCGTAAACCATCCATAAAGACTTTATACTGTCATCTGTTGTGTGTCCAACACAGTAAATCAAATCTTTCTCCGTCCAATCTTCACAAGTTCGGCAAGCTTGAGTAATCATCGTACTGTTTGCTTGAACTGTTGATTTTGGATATGAACTATTTAATGCCAAATCTGAATTTGCACTTTGAGTTTTCTTAACTTCGATAGCATCTCCGCCTTTTATCATAATATCAGGTGGGTGATTTTGATTTCCTAACCAAGAGAATTTCTCGTTGTATTCACGCATTTTCTGCGTTTCATCATCCGTTTGTATCGTATTCGCAAAAGCATCTTTAATAAATGTTTCCAATGCTTCGCCTACATTGTTCATTCTGTTTCTGCCAGAGTAATGATTTTTGATTTCATACACTGGATTTTCGGAAATGTTTACAATTGCTTCTAAGATATTTGTCATACGGCTACAGCTTCTTTATTGATAATTTCAGTTTGATTTTTTATTTCGTTTTGCAACAGTTGAGCTTTAATGCTATTAGCAAGAAAGTAAGCTAAATTTACTGGTACAGCATTCCCAATCATTTTATAACCAGCGGAAATATTATCATAATGAAAAATAAAATTGTCTGGAAATGTTTGAATTCTTGCACATTCTCTTACGCTTAATCTTCTATATAAATCTTCTTTTCCTGGAACAAAAACACGAATATTCTGCTCTATAAATTTCATTTTAGGAGCTTGTGGATGAATAGGAGCATGGCGACCACCAGCTTGAATAGTAAAAGATTGTTCGTTCCAACTTCTAACACGATTTCTTGACATAAAAATAGTAGAGAAACCGCCAGTCATATATTCGTGATTTGGAATTTTACAGTCATT is from Flavobacterium dauae and encodes:
- a CDS encoding NgoPII family restriction endonuclease, which codes for MTNILEAIVNISENPVYEIKNHYSGRNRMNNVGEALETFIKDAFANTIQTDDETQKMREYNEKFSWLGNQNHPPDIMIKGGDAIEVKKTQSANSDLALNSSYPKSTVQANSTMITQACRTCEDWTEKDLIYCVGHTTDDSIKSLWMVYGNIYAANHETYQVIKQKISEGINEIPNVELAETNELGRVNRVDPLGITNLRIRGMWQIQNPRRVFNYLHASSESTFEVVAIIPTSKYDSFPTESKSRIETMKNTNLTIQNVQVKNPNNPANLIDAKLITFILNK